A genome region from Baekduia alba includes the following:
- the iolD gene encoding 3D-(3,5/4)-trihydroxycyclohexane-1,2-dione acylhydrolase (decyclizing), with the protein MIRATVAQALVRFLAVQEVERDGQRTPFFAGCLGIFGHGNLAGIGQALQQHADLLSYVPARNEQAMVHVATAYARQRNRLGAWACTSSVGPGATNMVTGAALATVNRLPVLLLPGDTFATRAPHPVLQQLEAPHDGNLSVNDAFRPVSRYFERIERPEQLVGAALAAMRVLTDPAETGAVTLALPEDVQTEVVEVPEAFLEPRVWTLFRRPPAPEALARAAARIVAAKRPLVVAGGGTIYSEATAALRALVDATGIPVSETQAGRGALISDHPLSLGAVGATGTAAANRLARDADLVIGVGTRWSDFTTASKSAFQDPGVEFVNINVAALDAVKHSGLAVEADAREALTALTAALQGHQVDPDWRARAARESAAWAQEVARVIAPAADGAPTTQASVVAAVNDAAGERGVVVCAAGSLPGDLHKLWRARDPDGKGYHVEYGFSCMGYEIPGGMGIKLAAPDREVYVMVGDGSYLMLPGDLATAVAERIPIVIVLVDNHGYASIGALSRSVGSHGFGTHYRARANGALPVDNDAGDALAVAALPGTDPAHPDLAANAESLGATVIRCAGVAEVRAALAAARDVRDGPVVVHVEVDRYAGVPSYEGWWDVPVAAVSDSAAVQSARAEYETAREAQRAHVETGR; encoded by the coding sequence ATGATCCGCGCCACCGTCGCCCAGGCGCTGGTGCGCTTCCTCGCCGTCCAGGAGGTCGAGCGCGACGGGCAGCGCACGCCGTTCTTCGCCGGCTGCCTCGGGATCTTCGGCCACGGCAACCTCGCCGGGATCGGGCAAGCCCTTCAACAACACGCCGACCTCCTGTCCTACGTGCCGGCGCGCAACGAGCAGGCGATGGTGCACGTCGCCACCGCCTACGCGCGCCAGCGCAACCGCCTCGGCGCGTGGGCCTGCACGTCCTCCGTCGGGCCCGGGGCCACCAACATGGTCACCGGCGCGGCGCTGGCGACCGTGAACCGGCTGCCGGTCCTGCTGCTGCCCGGCGACACGTTCGCCACGCGCGCGCCGCATCCCGTGCTCCAGCAGCTCGAGGCGCCGCACGACGGCAACCTGTCGGTCAACGACGCGTTCCGGCCGGTCTCGCGCTACTTCGAGCGCATCGAGCGGCCCGAGCAGCTCGTCGGCGCGGCGCTCGCCGCGATGCGCGTTCTGACCGACCCGGCCGAGACCGGCGCGGTGACGCTGGCCCTGCCCGAGGACGTGCAGACCGAGGTCGTCGAGGTGCCCGAGGCGTTCCTGGAGCCGCGGGTGTGGACGCTGTTCCGGCGCCCGCCGGCGCCCGAGGCCCTGGCCCGCGCCGCGGCCCGGATCGTCGCCGCGAAGCGGCCGCTGGTCGTCGCCGGCGGCGGCACGATCTACAGCGAGGCGACCGCCGCGCTGCGCGCGCTGGTCGACGCGACCGGCATCCCGGTCTCCGAGACGCAGGCGGGGCGCGGCGCGCTGATCTCCGACCATCCGCTGTCGCTCGGCGCGGTCGGCGCGACGGGCACGGCGGCCGCCAACCGGCTGGCGCGCGACGCCGACCTCGTCATCGGCGTCGGGACGCGCTGGAGCGACTTCACCACCGCGTCGAAGTCGGCCTTCCAGGACCCCGGCGTGGAGTTCGTCAACATCAACGTGGCGGCGCTGGACGCCGTCAAGCACAGCGGGCTGGCGGTCGAGGCCGACGCGCGCGAGGCGCTCACGGCGCTGACCGCGGCGCTGCAAGGCCACCAGGTCGATCCCGACTGGCGCGCCCGCGCGGCCCGCGAGTCCGCGGCGTGGGCGCAGGAGGTCGCGCGCGTCATCGCCCCCGCGGCCGACGGCGCGCCCACCACGCAGGCCTCGGTCGTCGCCGCGGTCAACGACGCGGCGGGCGAGCGCGGGGTCGTCGTGTGCGCCGCCGGCTCGCTGCCCGGCGACCTGCACAAGCTCTGGCGCGCCCGGGATCCGGACGGCAAGGGCTACCACGTCGAGTACGGCTTCTCGTGCATGGGCTACGAGATCCCGGGCGGCATGGGGATCAAGCTCGCCGCCCCGGACCGCGAGGTGTACGTGATGGTCGGCGACGGCTCCTACCTGATGCTGCCGGGCGACCTCGCGACCGCGGTCGCCGAGCGCATCCCCATCGTCATCGTGTTGGTCGACAACCACGGCTACGCGTCGATCGGCGCGCTGTCGCGGTCGGTCGGCTCGCACGGCTTCGGGACCCACTACCGCGCACGGGCCAACGGCGCGCTCCCCGTCGACAACGACGCCGGCGACGCGCTCGCCGTCGCGGCGCTGCCGGGCACGGACCCCGCCCACCCCGACCTCGCCGCCAACGCCGAGTCGCTGGGCGCCACGGTGATCCGCTGCGCCGGCGTCGCGGAGGTCCGCGCCGCGCTGGCCGCCGCGCGCGACGTCCGCGACGGCCCGGTCGTCGTCCACGTCGAGGT